In Callospermophilus lateralis isolate mCalLat2 chromosome 10, mCalLat2.hap1, whole genome shotgun sequence, a single genomic region encodes these proteins:
- the LOC143407877 gene encoding olfactory receptor 5K3-like — MPVANHSSSNEFILMGLTENSDLKALLFVVFSAIYLVTIVGNLGLVALIYMERRLHTPMYIFLGNLALMDSCCSCAINPKMLQNFFSEDRRISLYECMAQFYFFCFAETTDCFLLAAMAYDRYVAICRPLQYHTLMSKKLCIQMTVGAYIAGILHPMVEVGLLFRLVFCESHQINHFFCDVLPLYRLSCVDPYINELMIFILAGSIQIFTITIVLISYFYILFTIFTMKSKEGRGKALSTCASHFLSVSIFYVSLLFMYIRPSSVNKGDTEKPIAIFYTLVIPLLNPFIYSLRNKEVTNVMKRIMKRHSGNFL; from the coding sequence ATGCCTGTGGCAAATCACTCCAGTTCAAATGAATTCATCCTCATGGGACTTACAGAAAACTCAGACCTGAAAGCCCTTCTGTTTGTGGTGTTCTCTGCCATCTATCTGGTCACCATAGTAGGGAATCTAGGGTTGGTGGCCTTGATTTACATGGAGCGCCGTCTTCACACACCAATGTACATCTTCCTGGGCAACCTGGCTCTCATGGATTCCTGCTGTTCCTGTGCCATCAATCCCAAGATGTTACAGAACTTCTTTTCTGAAGACAGAAGGATTTCCCTCTATGAATGCATGGCACAATTCTATTTTTTCTGTTTTGCTGAGACTACAGACTGCTTTCTTCTGGCAGCAATGGCCTACGACCGCTATGTGGCCATATGCAGACCACTGCAGTACCACACCCTGATGTCAAAGAAACTCTGCATTCAGATGACCGTGGGAGCCTACATAGCTGGAATCTTGCATCCCATGGTTGAAGTTGGGCTTTTATTTAGGTTGGTTTTCTGTGAGTCTCACCAGATCAATCACTTTTTTTGTGATGTCCTTCCATTATACAGACTCTCCTGTGTTGATCCTTACATCAATGAATTGATGATATTCATCTTGGCAGGGTCAATTCAAATTTTCACTATTACTATTGTCCTAATCTCTTATTTCTATATCCTTTTCACTATATTCACAATGAAATCTAAAGAGGGAAGAGGCAAAGCTCTATCTACTTGTGCATCCCATTTCCTTTCTGTGTCAATATTCTATGTTTCTCTTCTCTTCATGTATATTAGACCAAGTTCAGTTAATAAAGGGGATACAGAAAAACCAATTGCCATTTTTTATACTCTAGTCATTCCTTTATTAAATCCTTTCATTTATAGCCTAAGAAACAAGGAAGTAACAAATGTTATGAAAAGAATTATGAAAAGGCACTCTGGCAATTTTCTATAA